One window of Drosophila busckii strain San Diego stock center, stock number 13000-0081.31 chromosome 3L, ASM1175060v1, whole genome shotgun sequence genomic DNA carries:
- the LOC108598920 gene encoding biogenesis of lysosome-related organelles complex 1 subunit 3, with the protein MMADLVRGEASESDEEQDADKHNIFAAEVSGEATEEDEDMDIYEKSSSGVSATASMYRNNLLQRKLIENNVTIWRSLNALSRGFVMNASKQLLTTDQMLIKSQVSLQSANTALQQAQKNAALLQTKVASALSCSFLPDIKINQASS; encoded by the exons ATGATGGCAGACTTGGTCAGGGGAGAAGCTTCCGAATCTGACGAGGAACAGGATGCGGACAAGCATAAT ATTTTTGCAGCTGAAGTTTCTGGCGAAGCGACCGAAGAAGATGAGGACATGGATATCTATGAGAAGTCCAGCAGTGGTGTGAGCGCAACTGCCTCCATGTATCGCAACAATCTACTGCAGCGCAAACTAA TTGAAAACAACGTTACAATATGGAGATCACTGAATGCTCTATCACGTGGTTTTGTGATGAATGCATCCAAGCAGCTCCTGACTACGGATCAAATGCTTATCAAGTCTCAGGTGTCCTTGCAGTCAGCTAACACCGCCTTACAACAGGCCCAAAAGAATGCAGCTCTATTGCAAACTAAAGTTGCTTCAGCTTTATCGTGTAGTTTCTTACctgatattaaaataaaccaaGCCAGCAGCTag
- the LOC108599880 gene encoding UDP-glucose:glycoprotein glucosyltransferase yields the protein MLWQSTLCVLLAIAVAPTRAESSQSYPITTLINAKWMQTPLYLEIAEYLADEQAGLFWDYVKAATELDTPLNEYDTESKQYNAALKLVRAHLSEPQLPLLKLVVSMHSLTPRIQTHFQLGDELRAAGSCKSDIYAQVGTELACSYTELSKKLKLPNAADSLDASVDSYSFDHIYPGSDNNTRTVVLYADLGSAGFRTYHKLLEHAANAGKVRYLLRHQLAKRSEKPVRLSGYGVELHLKSTEYKSQDDAPKPEAGAGSNTDNEEQANETDVQGLDFKVLKAKHPMLKRALDQLRQRLLQGNDDIAPLKAWEFQDLGLQAAAAIAEIQGDEALQLLQYTAHNFPMLARTLLAHKVTEDLRAEIKHNSEALGRSLNVAPPDGALFVNGLFFDADTMDLYSLVETLRAETRVLESLHANDVRGSLASALLALDLNSASKREFAIDIRDTAVQWINDIEQDAQYRRWPASVMDLLRPTFPGMLRNIRKNVFNLVLVVDPLQPEARSVIKLAESFVIHQAPIRLGLVFDARAQEANTADDYVALACAFNYISQKKDARAALSFLTDVYAAVGETSAVTKAHIVKQLGKEFSSLSSSKIREMLAEDSDYDYGRKLAEEFVQRLGFAAVRQPQALLNGAPMPSNIVGSDSDFEEAIFTEIMSQTTALQKAVYRGELSDAENMMDYLMNQPHVMPRLNQRILSQEDAKFLDINGVPSMQLGNAAALNKLSNRDMTATLMNNLRYFGGKQSTERIGKAELQFLTIWVFADLETTEGRALLLHALDYVKGGQSVRVAFIPNTEGASDKRSLNRLVWAAMQTLEPAQATDQVLKWLRLQPSKRIDDIPKQLEDILGSTELHMKMMRVYAQRVLGLAKSQRLIIGNGRLYGPLRSDESFDSADFALLARYSDLQYGDKVREVLKQSASEVGDSFTSDTLLKLYASLLPRQTKTRFKLPTDLKTAHSVVTLPAKQQQLPHFDIVAVLDPASRAAQKLTPLLILLRQTLNCQLQLYLTPVPQHSDMPVKNFYRYVIEPEVQFEASGVRAEGPLAKFSGLPANPLLTQQLQVPENWLVEAVHAVYDLDNIKLHDIGGPVHSEFDLEYLLLEGHCFDAASGAPPRGLQLVLGTKSQPTLVDTIVMANLGYFQLKANPGAWSLRLREGKSNDIYAISHAEGPNTQHQPQTDAVQVLITSLRSHVTKLRVSKRPGMQQAELLSDDATPAQAGIWNSITSSFGGSSGGTAADEDAETINIFSVASGHLYERLLRIMMVSLLKHTKSPVKFWFLKNYLSPQFTDFLPHMAKEYNFQYELVQYKWPRWLHQQTEKQRTIWGYKILFLDVLFPLNVRKIIFVDADAIVRTDIKELYDLDLGGAPYAYTPFCDSRKEMEGFRFWKQGYWRSHLMGRRYHISALYVVDLRRFRKIAAGDRLRGQYQALSQDPNSLSNLDQDLPNNMIHQVAIKSLPDDWLWCQTWCSDTSFKSAKVIDLCNNPQTKEAKLTAAQRIVPEWKDYDGELKALMSRIEDHENHSSSSSSTQKADDEDAEETVVFTEPPLPEHVHGEL from the exons ATGCTGTGGCAAAGTACCTTGTGTGTTTTGCTGGCAATTGCAGTAGCGCCAACAAGAGCTGAATCCAGTCAAAGCTATCCCATAACTACGCTAATCAATGCCAAATGGATGCAGACACCGCTGTATTTAGAGATAGCGGAGTATCTGGCAGACGAGCAAGCGGGTTTGTTTTGGGACTATGTCAAAGCGGCAACAGAATTGGACACGCCTCTCAATGAATATG ATACTGAGTCAAAGCAATACAATGCTGCACTAAAATTGGTGCGTGCGCATCTGAGCGAACCACAGCTGCCACTACTGAAGCTCGTGGTGTCCATGCATAGTCTAACGCCGCGCATACAGACGCATTTTCAGTTGGGTGATGAACTGCGTGCCGCAGGTTCTTGCAAGAGCGACATTTATGCTCAAGTGGGAACTGAGTTGGCTTGCAGCTATACTGAACTGTCGAAGAAGCTAAAGCTGCCCAACGCAGCTGACAGTTTAGATGCGAGTGTGGATAGCTATAGCTTCGATCACATCTATCCAGGCAGCGACAACAATACGCGTACTGTGGTGCTCTATGCTGATTTGGGCAGCGCTGGCTTCCGTACGTATCACAAGCTGCTGGAACACGCAGCCAATGCGGGTAAAGTGCGCTACTTGCTGCGCCATCAGCTGGCTAAGCGTAGCGAGAAACCAGTACGCTTGTCCGGCTACGGCGTGGAGTTGCATCTAAAGTCTACAGAGTACAAGAGTCAAGATGATGCGCCCAAGCCCGAGGCAGGCGCTGGCAGCAACACTGACAACGAAGAACAAGCTAACGAAACTGATGTACAGGGCTTAGACTTCAAAGTGCTCAAGGCTAAGCATCCAATGCTCAAGCGTGCATTGGACCAGCTGCGTCAGCGTCTGCTGCAAGGCAACGACGACATTGCGCCCCTCAAGGCCTGGGAGTTTCAAGATCTGGGTCTGCAGGCTGCTGCCGCCATAGCAGAAATCCAAGGCGAtgaagcgctgcagctgctgcagtatACAGCTCATAATTTCCCTATGCTGGCGCGCACGCTGTTGGCACACAAAGTAACGGAAGATCTGCGTGCTGAGATCAAGCACAATTCGGAGGCGCTTGGACGCAGCCTGAACGTGGCGCCACCAGATGGCGCTTTGTTTGTGAACGGCTTGTTCTTCGATGCGGACACCATGGATTTGTACAGCTTGGTGGAGACGCTGCGTGCCGAGACACGCGTGCTGGAGAGTCTGCATGCCAACGATGTGCGCGGCAGCTTGGCCAGCGCCCTGCTGGCATTGGACTTGAACAGCGCCAGCAAGCGAGAGTTCGCCATTGATATACGCGATACGGCCGTGCAGTGGATCAACGATATAGAGCAGGATGCGCAGTACAGACGCTGGCCAGCATCTGTGATGGATCTGCTGCGTCCAACGTTTCCAGGCATGCTGCGCAACATACGTAAGAACGTGTTCAACTTGGTGCTAGTGGTCGATCCCTTGCAACCTGAGGCACGTAGTGTCATCAAGCTAGCCGAATCGTTTGTCATACACCAGGCACCCATACGCCTGGGTTTGGTCTTTGATGCACGCGCCCAAGAGGCCAACACTGCAGACGATTACGTGGCTCTGGCCTGCGCCTTTAACTACATCAGCCAGAAGAAGGACGCACGTGCAGCACTCAGTTTCCTCACAGATGTTTACGCTGCTGTGGGCGAGACCAGCGCTGTTACCAAGGCGCACATTGTCAAGCAGCTGGGCAAGGAGTTTAGctcgctgagcagcagcaagataCGCGAGATGCTTGCTGAAGACTCGGACTACGATTATGGCCGCAAGCTGGCTGAAGAGTTTGTGCAGCGCTTGGGCTTTGCCGCCGTACGCCAGCCACAGGCGCTGCTCAATGGTGCACCCATGCCGAGCAACATTGtgggcagcgacagcgactttGAGGAGGCCATCTTTACAGAGATTATGAGCCAGACGACGGCGCTGCAGAAGGCTGTTTACCGCGGCGAACTTAGCGACGCCGAGAATATGATGGACTATCTAATGAATCAACCACATGTTATGCCGCGTCTGAATCAGCGCATACTCAGCCAGGAGGATGCCAAGTTTCTGGACATTAACGGCGTTCCCTCCATGCAGCTGGgcaatgctgctgcattgAACAAACTGTCCAATCGCGACATGACCGCCACGCTTATGAACAATCTCCGGTACTTTGGCGGCAAACAGAGCACAGAACGCATTGGAAAAGCCGAACTGCAGTTCCTGACCATCTGGGTGTTTGCCGATCTGGAGACGACTGAGGGTCGTGCACTGCTATTACATGCACTGGACTATGTCAAGGGTGGCCAAAGCGTGCGTGTTGCCTTCATACCCAATACTGAGGGCGCCAGCGACAAGCGCAGTCTGAATCGCCTTGTCTGGGCTGCTATGCAAACCCTGGAGCCTGCGCAGGCAACGGATCAAGTGCTGAAGTGGCTGCGTTTGCAGCCAAGCAAGCGCATTGATGACATACCCAAGCAGCTGGAGGATATACTGGGCAGCACCGAGTTGCATATGAAGATGATGCGCGTCTATGCGCAACGTGTGCTCGGCTTGGCCAAATCCCAGCGTCTCATCATTGGCAATGGCCGCCTCTATGGACCACTGCGCTCGGATGAGAGCTTCGACAGCGCTGACTTTGCGCTGCTGGCGCGCTACAGCGATTTGCAATATGGTGACAAAGTGCGCGAAGTGCTTAAGCAATCAGCCAGCGAGGTGGGCGATAGCTTCACTAGCGATACGCTGCTTAAGCTTTACGCCAGCCTGCTGCCGCGCCAAACCAAGACGCGCTTCAAGCTGCCCACTGATCTGAAGACAGCGCATTCTGTGGTCACGCTGCccgccaagcagcagcagctgccacacttTGACATTGTTGCCGTGCTGGATCCCGCCTCCAGAGCAGCCCAGAAACTAACGCCGTTGCTCATTCTGCTGCGCCAGACGCTCAActgtcagctgcagctttaccTTACACCCGTGCCCCAGCACAGCGACATGCCTGTCAAGAACTTCTATCGCTATGTCATCGAGCCCGAGGTGCAGTTCGAAGCGAGCGGCGTGCGTGCTGAGGGACCGCTGGCCAAGTTCAGCGGCTTGCCCGCCAATCCGTTgctgacgcagcagctgcaagtgcccGAGAACTGGCTGGTGGAGGCAGTGCATGCTGTCTACGATCTGGACAACATTAAGCTGCATGACATTGGCGGACCCGTGCACAGCGAGTTCGATCTGGAGTATTTGCTGCTGGAGGGACACTGCTTTGATGCAGCTAGTGGTGCGCCGCCACGTGGTCTGCAGCTGGTGCTGGGCACCAAGAGCCAGCCTACGCTGGTGGATACCATTGTCATGGCCAATCTGGGCTACTTCCAGTTGAAGGCGAATCCAGGCGCCTGGTCGCTGCGACTGCGCGAGGGCAAATCCAACGATATCTATGCCATCAGCCATGCCGAGGGGCCCAACACGCAGCATCAGCCGCAAACGGATGCAGTGCAGGTGCTCATCACTTCGTTGCGCTCGCATGTGACCAAGCTGCGCGTTTCCAAGCGCCCGGGCATGCAACAAGCCGAGCTGCTCTCGGATGACGCCACACCCGCGCAAGCGGGCATTTGGAACAGCATTACCAGCAGCTTCGGTGGCAGCAGTGGCGGCACTGCTGCTGATGAGGATGCGGAAACCATCAATATCTTCTCGGTGGCATCGGGACATCTGTACGAGCGACTGCTGCGCATTATGATGGTCTCGCTGCTGAAGCACACCAAGTCGCCGGTGAAGTTCTGGTTCCTCAAGAACTACCTGTCGCCACAGTTTACGGACTTTTTGCCGCACATGGCCAAGGAGTATAACTTCCAGTACGAGCTGGTGCAGTACAAGTGGCCGAGATGGTTGCATCAGCAGACCGAGAAGCAGCGCACGATTTGGGGCTACAAGATTCTCTTCTTGGATGTGCTCTTCCCGCTCAACGTGCGCAAGATTATCTTCGTGGATGCGGACGCCATTGTGCGCACTGATATCAAGGAGCTCTACGATCTGGATCTGGGTGGCGCGCCTTATGCCTACACGCCCTTCTGCGACTCGCGCAAGGAGATGGAAGGTTTTAGATTCTGGAAGCAAGGCTATTGGCGCAGTCATCTAATGGGCAGGCGCTATCACATCTCAGCGCTGTATGTGGTGGATTTGAGGCGCTTCCGCAAAATAGCAGCGGGAGATCGACTGCGAGGTCAGTACCAGGCGCTGAGTCAGGATCCCAACAGCTTGTCCAATCTGGATCAGGACTTGCCAAACAATATGATACACCAGGTGGCCATCAAGTCGCTGCCTGACGACTGGCTGTGGTGCCAGACTTGGTGCAGCGACACATCCTTCAAGAGCGCCAAGGTCATTGACTTGTGCAACAATCCGCAGACCAAGGAGGCCAAGCTAACGGCTGCTCAGCGCATTGTGCCCGAGTGGAAGGATTACGATGGCGAGCTGAAGGCGCTAATGTCGCGCATTGAGGATCACGAgaatcacagcagcagcagcagtagcaccCAGAAGGCTGATGATGAAGATGCTGAGGAGACTGTGGTGTTTACAGAGCCGCCGCTGCCGGAGCATGTGCATGGCGAGCTGTGA
- the LOC108598921 gene encoding glutaredoxin-C4, protein MSIAKTVLRLYSRKPRKFTYPPFLDFMGNSFTKQNVDMDSVQAQFVRDTIANNKVAIFSKTTCPYCTMAKEPFRKLNVNATIVELNTRKDGNEIQSVLGEMTGARTVPRVFINGKFVGGGTDIKQMYEMGTLQKYFE, encoded by the exons ATAGCAAAAACCGTGCTACGTTTGTACTCAAGAAAACCGCGAAAGTTCACCTATCCCCCATTTTTGGATTTTATGGGCAATAGTTTTACAAAGCAAAACGTTGACATGGACAGTGTACAGGCTCAGTTCGTGCGCGACACAATTGCCAATAATAAGGTAGCAATATTCAGCAAAACTACCTGTCCTTACTGCACAATGGCCAAAGAG ccaTTTCGAAAGCTCAATGTCAATGCCACGATAGTGGAGCTTAACACACGTAAGGATGGCAATGAAATTCAATCTGTTTTGGGGGAAATGACTGGTGCTCGCACT GTCCCTCGTGTCTTCATTAATGGCAAATTTGTTGGCGGCGGCACGGACATTAAGCAAATGTACGAGATGGGAAcgctacaaaaatatttcgaaTAG